A genome region from Bacillaceae bacterium IKA-2 includes the following:
- the istB gene encoding IS21-like element helper ATPase IstB, translated as MQIQEMAHILKLPYIKTNYQMLLDEANHTNMTHRELISRLLERELELRLENGLKHRLRRAKFPLNKYLEDFDKSKYHKKFIPKFEELETLQFIENKENIILIGSPGCGKSHYSIGLGIKACLEGKSVLFISVPNLIIELKEAMSESKLSQYKTKFEKYSLVVLDELGYVSFDKIGCEILFNLLSNRNDKGSIIITTNLAFDRWEEIFKDPMLTGAIVDRLAHKSHILDISREVSHRFEETMSWLKPTK; from the coding sequence ATGCAAATACAAGAAATGGCCCATATACTAAAATTACCCTATATAAAAACCAATTATCAAATGCTTCTTGATGAAGCAAACCATACAAACATGACCCACCGAGAGCTGATAAGTCGTCTACTCGAAAGAGAATTAGAACTAAGGCTTGAGAATGGTTTAAAACATAGACTCAGAAGGGCTAAATTCCCTCTTAACAAGTACTTAGAAGACTTCGACAAGAGTAAGTACCATAAGAAATTTATACCGAAATTCGAAGAACTAGAAACGTTGCAGTTCATTGAAAATAAAGAAAATATAATCTTAATAGGATCTCCTGGCTGCGGGAAATCACATTATAGTATTGGGCTTGGTATTAAGGCGTGTTTGGAAGGCAAAAGTGTATTGTTTATCTCTGTACCTAACTTAATAATAGAGTTAAAAGAAGCAATGAGTGAAAGCAAACTATCGCAATATAAAACCAAATTTGAAAAGTACAGTCTTGTCGTTTTAGATGAACTGGGATACGTATCATTTGACAAAATTGGTTGTGAAATACTATTTAATTTATTATCAAATAGAAACGATAAAGGATCAATAATCATAACAACAAACTTGGCTTTTGATCGCTGGGAAGAGATTTTTAAAGACCCGATGCTTACTGGTGCAATTGTAGATAGACTTGCTCACAAATCACATATCTTAGATATTTCACGAGAAGTAAGTCACCGATTTGAAGAGACAATGTCATGGCTAAAACCAACTAAATAA
- a CDS encoding ParM/StbA family protein, which translates to MSTSRICAIDVGNDSIKALFGKSDYELYIPNVIAVATEDRPVIGIEDLNDKDPIEGIHIKVHSPALRENNVTYRVGNLATKSDNASELDPGSSKSEEDQTLIMLFATLALDAVREENSQIFKKNNNVIDANYTLGTGLPLREVKEGKDVGYRSQLLGSVHQVEFLVTPKYQGLKVNIKFDEVKVYPEGFAAYINLVMDNDLNIINRDLIDKSILIQDIGGLSTDVAVIKNRNVDDDKAQGFNLGVSEALESIREEIRLKHGVELDSRRDVVDIITRKNDRNHIMVKGSRTSVHDITDRILLDLAKKEYRHLRNVWQKNSQTEICYFVGGGAIVLKEYLKTINNSLNGYNIEFFEDEKESIWMMANAYYKLISDFVRKNNKVIKNNDAEKQTAEK; encoded by the coding sequence ATGAGCACTTCTAGAATTTGTGCAATTGATGTAGGAAACGATTCGATTAAGGCCTTGTTTGGTAAGTCTGACTATGAATTATACATACCTAATGTTATTGCAGTGGCTACAGAAGATAGACCAGTTATCGGAATAGAAGATTTAAATGATAAAGATCCAATTGAGGGAATTCATATTAAAGTCCACTCCCCTGCCCTAAGAGAGAACAATGTCACTTATCGTGTCGGCAATTTAGCAACAAAAAGTGATAATGCAAGTGAACTAGATCCAGGCAGCAGCAAATCAGAGGAAGATCAAACATTGATTATGCTTTTTGCTACTTTGGCATTAGACGCAGTCAGAGAAGAAAATTCTCAAATCTTTAAGAAAAATAACAATGTAATTGACGCAAATTATACGTTGGGCACAGGATTACCGCTTCGTGAAGTAAAGGAAGGTAAAGATGTTGGCTACCGTTCGCAACTATTAGGCTCAGTGCATCAAGTTGAATTTTTAGTAACTCCTAAATATCAAGGCTTAAAGGTAAATATTAAATTTGACGAAGTGAAGGTTTATCCCGAGGGGTTTGCTGCTTATATTAACTTGGTTATGGACAATGACTTAAATATTATTAATAGAGACTTAATTGACAAAAGTATTTTGATCCAGGATATTGGCGGACTATCAACTGATGTAGCGGTAATCAAAAATCGTAATGTCGACGACGATAAAGCACAGGGATTTAACCTAGGCGTATCTGAAGCCTTAGAGTCGATAAGAGAAGAAATTAGGTTAAAACATGGTGTTGAATTAGATAGCCGTAGAGATGTTGTTGATATCATCACTAGAAAAAATGATCGAAATCATATTATGGTAAAAGGAAGTCGGACAAGCGTCCATGATATTACCGATAGAATCCTTTTAGACTTAGCCAAGAAAGAATATCGCCATTTACGTAATGTTTGGCAAAAAAACTCACAAACAGAAATCTGTTATTTTGTCGGCGGTGGAGCAATCGTTTTAAAGGAATATCTCAAAACTATAAATAATAGTTTAAATGGTTATAATATTGAATTCTTTGAAGACGAAAAGGAAAGTATTTGGATGATGGCAAATGCTTATTATAAATTAATCTCTGATTTTGTTAGAAAGAATAATAAAGTAATAAAAAATAACGATGCAGAGAAACAAACAGCGGAAAAATAG
- the msrB gene encoding peptide-methionine (R)-S-oxide reductase MsrB — translation MSEYKRMATLVLALVVLVSVYYFFGSNYKNKGFTTETSVAYDISNYKLATFAGGCFWCMEPPFEKLAGVVDVISGYTGGDKVDPTYEEVTKGGTGHIEAVLVVYDPEIITYETLLNVFWRQIDPTDADGQFVDRGHSYTSAIFYHDEAQKTLAEISKQELRDTKRFDKQIVTPIIEADVFYHAEEYHQDYYLKNPIRYNYYRGNSGRDEFLDKTWGTEREIIQKPDTSQYHKPSEEELKQRLTTLQYYVTQEDGTEAAFDNEYWDNKEAGIYVDIVSGEPLFSSLDMYDSKTGWPSFTRPLVQENIVEKEERKYFMLRIEVRSKYGDSHLGHVFDDGPEPTGLRYCMNSAALRFIPKEDLIAEGYAEFEKLFTD, via the coding sequence ATGTCTGAATATAAGCGAATGGCAACACTCGTGTTAGCGTTGGTTGTTTTAGTTTCAGTCTATTACTTCTTTGGATCTAATTATAAAAACAAGGGTTTTACAACGGAAACATCTGTAGCTTATGATATTTCAAATTATAAATTAGCAACTTTTGCAGGTGGATGTTTCTGGTGTATGGAACCACCATTTGAAAAGTTAGCAGGTGTGGTTGACGTTATTTCTGGATACACAGGTGGAGATAAAGTTGATCCCACTTATGAAGAGGTTACAAAAGGTGGAACAGGACATATTGAAGCAGTATTGGTTGTTTATGATCCAGAAATAATCACCTATGAGACATTACTTAACGTATTTTGGAGGCAGATCGATCCTACTGATGCAGATGGTCAATTTGTCGATAGAGGACACTCCTATACCTCAGCTATTTTCTATCATGATGAGGCACAGAAAACTTTGGCGGAAATATCAAAACAAGAATTGCGAGACACCAAGCGTTTTGATAAACAAATAGTGACCCCAATAATAGAAGCTGATGTTTTTTATCATGCTGAGGAATATCACCAGGATTACTATTTGAAAAATCCTATTCGCTATAACTATTATCGAGGTAATTCTGGAAGGGATGAATTTTTAGATAAGACATGGGGAACTGAGCGAGAAATCATCCAAAAACCAGATACTAGTCAATATCATAAACCCTCTGAGGAAGAATTAAAGCAAAGACTGACAACATTACAGTATTACGTCACCCAAGAGGATGGAACCGAGGCAGCTTTCGATAATGAATACTGGGATAACAAAGAGGCCGGGATTTATGTAGATATTGTTTCAGGTGAACCATTATTCAGCTCACTAGATATGTATGACTCTAAAACCGGCTGGCCAAGTTTCACTAGACCACTTGTGCAAGAAAATATTGTTGAGAAGGAAGAACGAAAATATTTTATGTTAAGAATTGAAGTAAGGAGTAAGTATGGTGATTCTCATCTTGGGCATGTTTTTGATGATGGACCAGAGC
- a CDS encoding nuclease-related domain-containing protein translates to MLLKGRCESGELMAMRYLHTRMDLSEKEKFYYLNLEKGYEGEVKFDELAENLQEERYIINDLLLEVNNSYFQIDTLIISQGVIHLLEIKNFQGDYYIKNDLLYSMTTDREYKNPVDQLKRSTTLFRQLLQTLKQNFLVESSVIFINPEFNLYQAPMDQPIIFPTQVNRFLKGLNKTPSKLNDEYKKLSEKLISLNQIKNPFMILPKYNYEQLKRGVYCRTCKSFLISIQNYNFVCLKCGGIEKTKL, encoded by the coding sequence ATGTTACTTAAAGGTCGGTGTGAATCAGGGGAATTAATGGCTATGCGATATTTACACACACGAATGGATTTAAGTGAAAAAGAAAAGTTTTACTATTTAAATCTTGAAAAAGGCTATGAAGGGGAGGTGAAATTTGACGAACTAGCGGAAAATCTCCAAGAAGAAAGGTATATCATAAATGACTTGCTGCTTGAAGTAAACAACTCCTATTTTCAAATTGATACATTGATTATCTCTCAGGGAGTTATTCACCTTTTAGAGATAAAAAATTTTCAAGGTGATTATTACATAAAGAATGACCTACTTTATTCCATGACAACCGATCGCGAATATAAAAATCCTGTAGACCAGTTAAAAAGAAGTACGACTCTATTCCGCCAACTGCTCCAAACCCTCAAACAGAATTTCCTTGTTGAATCCTCCGTTATTTTTATCAATCCTGAATTCAACTTATATCAAGCCCCCATGGACCAACCAATTATTTTCCCAACCCAGGTAAATCGTTTTTTAAAAGGCTTAAATAAAACACCGTCTAAGTTAAATGATGAGTACAAGAAACTATCAGAAAAATTAATTTCATTAAATCAAATTAAAAATCCATTTATGATATTGCCAAAATATAATTATGAACAACTCAAAAGAGGGGTTTATTGTAGAACTTGTAAGTCCTTTTTGATTTCCATACAAAATTATAACTTTGTATGCCTAAAATGTGGAGGAATTGAAAAGACCAAACTATGA
- a CDS encoding GGDEF domain-containing protein, translated as MLRGEIPDAFTISLANTLLFIGVSLEAIALLKLRGLFTKITQIFFVLLTVINIVGFQLIILLHNDENIRFGFASIATALLILIPAYRFIRSKHSSFLMRVIGYLYLLVILSLIGRGVTALLSSEIMGLFVPGIYQTISFVSIYLVMIVGNIGFVLLLKEDGDKELVRLASYDELTKTLNRRVFNLRGKKCLLECAEEKSPVSLLLMDIDFFKKINDQNGHSVGDQVIVDFSQRINRLLGLNDLFGRYGGDEFGILLPRMDSNSSTQFAEQIRVEIESAKISGVEWSYTLSLGVITVIPNEHTELDSLYATCDKALYMAKENGRNCVYRIKDGVSEPVI; from the coding sequence ATGCTTCGAGGTGAAATTCCAGATGCTTTTACTATTTCTCTAGCGAATACATTACTTTTTATTGGTGTCAGCTTAGAGGCAATAGCCTTATTAAAGCTTCGGGGTCTTTTTACTAAAATAACTCAAATTTTCTTTGTTTTGTTGACCGTTATTAATATAGTTGGGTTTCAATTGATTATTCTTTTACATAACGATGAAAATATAAGATTTGGATTTGCTTCTATTGCTACTGCCTTACTTATTTTAATACCGGCTTATCGTTTTATCCGTAGTAAACATTCTTCTTTTTTAATGAGGGTAATAGGGTACTTATATTTACTAGTGATTTTATCTTTGATCGGAAGAGGCGTTACTGCACTATTATCTAGTGAAATTATGGGGCTTTTTGTTCCTGGAATTTATCAAACTATATCCTTTGTATCGATATATTTAGTTATGATAGTAGGTAATATTGGTTTTGTTTTGCTATTAAAGGAAGATGGGGATAAAGAGTTAGTTCGATTAGCAAGCTACGATGAATTAACGAAAACTTTAAATCGTCGAGTCTTTAATTTGCGTGGCAAGAAATGTTTATTAGAATGTGCTGAAGAAAAAAGTCCTGTTTCGTTATTGTTGATGGATATAGATTTTTTCAAGAAAATCAATGATCAAAATGGTCATAGTGTTGGTGATCAAGTGATTGTGGACTTTAGTCAAAGAATTAATCGTCTCCTTGGGTTGAATGACCTCTTTGGTCGTTACGGTGGAGATGAGTTTGGTATATTACTTCCAAGAATGGATTCTAATAGCTCGACTCAATTTGCAGAACAAATTAGGGTTGAGATAGAGAGTGCGAAAATTAGCGGGGTAGAATGGAGCTATACGCTAAGTCTAGGGGTCATTACAGTTATACCTAATGAACATACAGAGCTAGATTCATTATATGCAACATGCGATAAGGCACTATACATGGCAAAAGAGAATGGTAGAAATTGTGTTTATCGAATTAAGGACGGTGTCTCAGAACCAGTAATATAG
- a CDS encoding IS3 family transposase produces MDLSKERKISVNSVLKLLDVSSSGYYSWSKRSISNQEKRKQAIKTEIIKIYNESHQIYGAPKIASILQSRGHEITTKTVGNYMREEGIKAIWVRPYVRTTIDPDFDNKLKNILNRDFRPPVANAVWVTDITYIHTVIGFVYLTSVMDLYSRKIIGWELSDSLSTEHVLKALEKAKKNRKISLPVVIHSDRGCQYVSKNYIEATPAANFVRSYSRKGNPWDNACIESFHALIKREWINRYVIKNLKHAHELVFEYIETFYNTVRIHEYCGMKSPYDYENAFVS; encoded by the coding sequence ATGGACTTATCGAAGGAGCGCAAGATATCTGTTAACAGTGTGCTTAAACTTTTAGACGTTTCTTCATCAGGATATTATAGCTGGTCTAAGAGATCAATATCTAATCAAGAAAAAAGGAAACAAGCCATAAAAACGGAAATAATAAAGATTTACAATGAATCTCATCAAATATATGGAGCACCTAAAATAGCTTCCATACTTCAGTCAAGAGGCCATGAGATAACAACGAAGACCGTGGGTAACTACATGAGAGAAGAAGGAATAAAAGCCATCTGGGTTCGCCCATATGTGAGAACAACCATTGATCCTGACTTCGACAATAAGCTTAAAAACATTTTAAATAGAGACTTCAGACCACCAGTAGCAAATGCCGTTTGGGTCACAGATATAACTTATATTCACACAGTAATTGGATTTGTCTACTTAACTAGTGTCATGGATCTATATTCAAGAAAAATAATAGGTTGGGAGCTATCGGATAGTTTATCCACAGAACATGTACTAAAAGCTCTTGAGAAAGCCAAGAAAAACCGTAAAATCAGTCTACCCGTGGTTATACACAGTGACCGTGGATGCCAATACGTATCTAAAAACTATATTGAAGCTACACCAGCTGCAAACTTTGTCCGCAGCTATTCACGCAAGGGGAATCCATGGGACAATGCATGTATAGAGTCATTTCATGCCTTAATTAAACGAGAATGGATTAACCGTTATGTCATTAAAAACCTTAAACACGCGCATGAACTAGTGTTTGAGTATATAGAAACATTTTACAACACCGTCAGGATCCATGAATATTGTGGTATGAAGTCACCGTATGACTACGAAAACGCTTTCGTAAGTTAA
- a CDS encoding transposase: MGNRGKSYSAEFKQDAVNHYYSSDKSIEQVAKDLKIGHSTLSKWVKAAKENDGVVNHRGSGNFNSDSEKEVARLKKELKDSKDALEILKKAIGILNN, from the coding sequence ATGGGGAATCGAGGTAAAAGTTATAGTGCTGAGTTTAAGCAAGACGCTGTTAATCACTATTATTCATCTGATAAAAGCATTGAACAAGTCGCAAAGGACTTGAAGATAGGTCACTCCACTTTAAGCAAGTGGGTCAAAGCTGCAAAAGAAAATGATGGTGTAGTTAACCACAGAGGATCAGGTAATTTTAATTCAGATTCAGAGAAGGAAGTTGCCCGTCTAAAGAAAGAATTAAAGGACTCAAAGGATGCCTTAGAAATCTTAAAAAAGGCTATCGGCATACTGAACAATTAA